In Alkalidesulfovibrio alkalitolerans DSM 16529, one genomic interval encodes:
- a CDS encoding ATP-binding protein, with translation MYLVIGSLLAATGLAAMLLTTAIAGEALTDEAKRRAESLAMSLAARSVDPLLAVDFLRLKNMVDETVNTGADIIYAFVIDPQDQVMAHSFSGGFPIELLRINLPPDPAAPMEPGARRTSARLLDTGTELIYDFAAPVSLGGNLLGVARVGLSQTSVQAARRELALAIVVAVGLVAVLAVGLGSLFARTVTRRIAVLRESAEEIMHGNLDVHAGPRLAEACWEIMDCDRTDCPAYGDRSRRCWHLAGTLCENCGEAEFPAKLDSCLDCRVYRQNRGDEIQDLAEAFDVMAVSLRDHIRELKSAQTDLARQQQLLRTIFDVTPDLVSLQDEKGAYRAVNKAFRRYFGCRDQDVIGRADPALFAIQGAEVNAAEDASLLETGRPVSKEIMVDHETSKRWFHVVKVPVTDSGGRIIGLLMTARDISALKNYQDQLIQSQKMEDLGRLAGGVAHEINTPLGIILGYAQMLLEDLPEGSQPREDVAIIEKQTKVCKKIVADLLGFSRQSANVIREMDLNESIEEVVSLVRTIFRQERVEIETDLDPTIPPIWGDKEKLKSVWLNLVNNAFDSIGQDGAIFIRSKLCRHRRRVVLFFADTGAGISQENLKKIFDPFFTTKQVGKGTGLGLSISFGVIKDHQGRISAVSPAPVEYLGNGPSEHTKPGPGTVFVIELPLSREGLPDEECEETASMRAGVSV, from the coding sequence ATGTACCTGGTCATCGGCAGCCTCCTGGCCGCAACGGGCCTTGCGGCCATGCTCCTGACCACGGCCATCGCGGGTGAGGCCCTGACCGACGAGGCCAAGCGTCGGGCCGAGTCGCTGGCCATGAGTCTGGCCGCGCGCTCGGTCGATCCGCTGCTGGCCGTGGATTTTTTGCGCCTGAAGAACATGGTTGACGAGACCGTGAACACGGGCGCGGACATCATCTACGCCTTTGTGATCGATCCCCAGGATCAGGTCATGGCCCACTCCTTTTCGGGTGGTTTCCCCATCGAACTGTTGCGCATCAACCTGCCACCCGATCCGGCCGCGCCCATGGAGCCGGGCGCGCGCCGTACCTCGGCGCGGCTGCTCGACACGGGCACGGAGCTCATCTACGACTTCGCCGCGCCCGTGAGCCTGGGCGGCAATCTTCTGGGCGTGGCCCGCGTGGGCCTTTCGCAGACCTCGGTGCAGGCCGCGCGGCGCGAACTGGCCTTGGCCATCGTCGTGGCCGTGGGACTGGTGGCCGTTTTGGCCGTTGGGCTTGGCTCGCTCTTCGCGCGCACCGTGACCCGACGCATCGCGGTCCTGCGCGAGTCCGCCGAGGAGATCATGCACGGCAATCTCGACGTGCACGCCGGGCCGCGTCTGGCCGAGGCCTGCTGGGAGATAATGGATTGCGACCGCACTGATTGCCCGGCCTACGGCGACCGTTCGCGCCGCTGCTGGCACTTGGCCGGGACGCTCTGCGAGAATTGCGGCGAAGCCGAGTTTCCGGCCAAGCTCGACAGTTGCCTGGATTGCCGGGTTTATCGCCAGAACCGGGGCGACGAGATCCAGGATCTGGCCGAGGCCTTCGACGTCATGGCCGTGTCGCTGCGCGACCATATCCGCGAACTCAAGAGCGCCCAGACAGATCTGGCGCGACAGCAGCAGCTTTTGCGCACCATTTTCGACGTCACCCCCGATCTGGTCAGCCTGCAAGACGAGAAGGGGGCGTACCGCGCCGTGAACAAGGCGTTTCGCCGCTACTTCGGCTGCCGCGACCAGGACGTCATCGGCCGGGCCGACCCCGCGCTGTTCGCCATTCAGGGCGCGGAGGTCAACGCGGCCGAGGACGCCTCCCTGCTGGAAACCGGCAGGCCCGTATCCAAGGAGATCATGGTCGATCACGAGACCAGCAAGCGCTGGTTCCACGTGGTCAAGGTGCCGGTCACGGACAGCGGGGGGAGGATCATCGGTCTGCTCATGACCGCGCGCGACATCTCGGCCCTGAAGAACTACCAGGACCAACTCATCCAGTCGCAGAAGATGGAGGATTTGGGCAGGCTCGCGGGCGGCGTGGCGCACGAGATCAACACCCCGCTGGGCATCATCCTGGGCTATGCCCAGATGCTGCTGGAAGACCTGCCCGAGGGCTCGCAGCCGCGCGAGGACGTGGCCATCATCGAGAAGCAAACCAAGGTCTGCAAGAAAATCGTGGCCGACCTCCTGGGCTTCTCCCGCCAGTCCGCCAACGTCATCCGGGAGATGGACCTCAACGAGTCCATCGAGGAGGTCGTCTCGCTGGTGCGCACCATCTTCCGCCAGGAGCGCGTGGAGATCGAAACCGACCTCGACCCGACCATCCCGCCCATCTGGGGCGACAAGGAAAAGCTCAAGTCTGTGTGGCTGAATCTGGTGAACAACGCCTTCGACTCCATCGGCCAGGACGGGGCGATATTCATCCGTTCCAAGCTCTGCCGCCATCGCAGGCGTGTGGTCCTCTTTTTCGCGGACACCGGGGCGGGCATCAGCCAGGAGAATCTGAAGAAGATTTTCGACCCCTTCTTCACCACCAAGCAGGTGGGCAAGGGAACCGGCCTTGGCCTGTCCATTTCGTTCGGCGTCATCAAGGACCACCAGGGCCGCATCTCCGCCGTTTCGCCCGCGCCTGTGGAATACCTGGGCAACGGCCCCTCGGAGCACACCAAGCCCGGGCCGGGCACGGTCTTCGTCATCGAACTGCCCTTGAGCCGCGAAGGGCTGCCCGACGAGGAATGCGAGGAGACGGCCTCCATGCGCGCGGGCGTGAGCGTCTGA
- a CDS encoding phosphate/phosphite/phosphonate ABC transporter substrate-binding protein: MERTSAPRDWRGRFDWYIVETIMNAPENDDHHGEPARERKPDESGRAEPRRVRRASDQARGETGRLALLLAPILALFAALALAILVGALGGDEDAVYIDFDRRVDVTVAEATRGITYAYLPQYSHTASYERHHKLVDYLRKETGLSIRQVYPDTFEDHIKMVGDGAIDISFVNPFVYVQINERYGAQAFARIVGSEEDGGFWGEILVRADNKTIRTLDDVRGKRWIAVDPSSAGGYLFPLGHFLENGLRKRDFAEVAFAPGPGGKQEKVVLGVLSGKYDVGTVRDGTRALLADRIDMGQIRVLAVTREYPNWLFAARRGLNPEILMDVKKALLSLDRDNPGHREILDAARFEAIHAAVDADFDPVRELVARLAAEGEVAP, encoded by the coding sequence ATGGAACGCACGAGCGCTCCTCGGGACTGGCGCGGCCGGTTCGACTGGTATATTGTCGAAACAATCATGAACGCCCCAGAGAACGACGACCACCACGGCGAGCCCGCGAGAGAGAGGAAGCCGGATGAGTCCGGGCGCGCCGAGCCCCGCCGCGTTCGGCGGGCCTCGGACCAGGCCAGGGGCGAGACGGGTCGTCTGGCGCTTCTGCTCGCGCCTATCCTGGCCCTTTTCGCAGCCCTGGCCCTGGCCATCCTGGTGGGCGCCCTCGGGGGAGACGAAGACGCGGTGTACATCGACTTCGACCGCCGCGTGGACGTGACCGTGGCCGAGGCCACGCGCGGCATAACCTACGCCTACCTGCCCCAATATTCCCACACCGCGTCCTACGAACGCCACCACAAGCTCGTGGACTATCTGCGCAAGGAAACGGGGCTGTCCATCCGGCAGGTCTATCCCGACACTTTCGAGGACCACATCAAGATGGTCGGCGACGGAGCCATCGACATCTCTTTCGTCAACCCCTTCGTCTACGTGCAGATCAACGAGCGCTACGGCGCGCAGGCCTTCGCGCGCATCGTGGGCAGCGAGGAGGACGGCGGATTCTGGGGCGAGATACTGGTGCGCGCCGACAACAAGACCATCCGCACCCTGGACGACGTGCGCGGCAAGCGCTGGATCGCCGTGGACCCGTCCTCGGCCGGCGGCTACCTTTTCCCGCTCGGCCACTTCCTGGAGAACGGCCTGCGCAAGCGCGACTTCGCCGAGGTGGCTTTCGCGCCCGGTCCCGGCGGCAAGCAGGAGAAGGTCGTGCTCGGCGTACTTTCCGGCAAGTATGACGTGGGCACGGTGCGCGACGGTACCCGCGCCTTGCTGGCGGATCGCATCGACATGGGGCAAATCCGCGTCCTGGCCGTCACGCGCGAGTATCCCAACTGGCTCTTCGCCGCGCGTCGGGGGTTGAACCCCGAGATCCTCATGGACGTGAAGAAGGCGCTCTTGTCCCTGGACCGCGACAATCCGGGGCATCGCGAGATTTTGGACGCGGCCCGCTTCGAGGCCATTCACGCGGCCGTGGACGCCGATTTCGACCCGGTGCGCGAACTCGTCGCACGGCTCGCGGCCGAGGGCGAGGTCGCGCCGTGA
- the groES gene encoding co-chaperone GroES: MKLKPLHDRVLVKRLEEEEKTAGGIIIPDSAKEKPIKGEVVAAGPGKVSAEGKKIEMSVKKGDKVLFNKYAGTEVKIDGVEYLVMREDDILAILD; encoded by the coding sequence ATGAAGCTCAAACCCTTGCACGATCGTGTCCTGGTCAAGCGCCTCGAAGAAGAGGAAAAGACCGCTGGCGGCATCATCATCCCCGATTCCGCGAAGGAAAAGCCCATCAAGGGCGAAGTCGTGGCCGCCGGTCCCGGCAAGGTCAGCGCCGAGGGCAAGAAGATCGAGATGTCCGTGAAGAAGGGCGACAAGGTGCTCTTCAACAAGTACGCGGGCACCGAGGTCAAGATCGACGGCGTCGAGTACCTCGTCATGCGCGAGGACGACATCCTGGCGATCCTGGACTAA
- the groL gene encoding chaperonin GroEL (60 kDa chaperone family; promotes refolding of misfolded polypeptides especially under stressful conditions; forms two stacked rings of heptamers to form a barrel-shaped 14mer; ends can be capped by GroES; misfolded proteins enter the barrel where they are refolded when GroES binds), translated as MPAKEILFDTKAREKLKRGVDKLANAVKVTLGPKGRNVVIEKSFGSPTITKDGVTVAKEIELDDKFENMGAQMVKEVASKTSDIAGDGTTTATILAQAIFNDGVKLVAAGRNPMAIKRGIDKAVEKIVEELGKLAKPTRDQKEIAQVGTISANNDATIGNIIADAMAKVGKEGVITVEEAKGLETTLDVVEGMQFDRGYLSPYFVTDPEKMVCEMEEPLILINEKKISNMKDMLPVLEQVAKMGRPLVIIAEDVEGEALATLVVNKLRGTLQAVAVKAPGFGERRKAMLQDIAILTGGQVVSEDVGVKLENVTLSTLGKAKRVTIDKENTTIVDGAGKSDDIKGRVAQIRREADETSSDYDREKLQERLAKLVGGVAVINVGAATETEMKEKKARVEDALNATRAAVEEGIVPGGGVALVRCSKALDKVKGADDDETAGIELVRRAITEPLRQIANNAGEEGSIIVEKVKESKDSVGFNAASCEYEDLIKAGVIDPKKVTRIALQNAASVAGLLLTTEAAIAEKPEPKKDAPMPGGMGGMGGMGGMY; from the coding sequence ATGCCCGCAAAAGAAATTCTTTTTGACACCAAGGCCCGTGAGAAGCTCAAGAGGGGCGTGGACAAGTTGGCCAACGCCGTGAAGGTGACCCTCGGACCCAAGGGCCGCAACGTGGTCATCGAGAAGAGCTTCGGCTCCCCGACCATCACCAAGGACGGCGTGACCGTGGCCAAGGAGATCGAGCTCGACGACAAGTTCGAGAACATGGGCGCCCAGATGGTCAAGGAAGTCGCCTCCAAGACCTCCGACATCGCCGGCGACGGCACCACCACGGCCACCATCCTGGCCCAGGCCATCTTCAACGACGGCGTGAAGCTCGTGGCCGCCGGCCGCAACCCCATGGCCATCAAGCGCGGCATCGACAAGGCCGTTGAGAAGATCGTGGAAGAGCTGGGCAAGCTGGCCAAGCCCACCCGCGACCAGAAGGAAATCGCCCAGGTCGGCACCATTTCCGCCAACAACGACGCCACCATCGGCAACATCATCGCCGACGCCATGGCCAAGGTCGGCAAGGAAGGCGTGATCACGGTCGAGGAGGCCAAGGGCCTGGAGACCACCCTGGACGTCGTCGAGGGCATGCAGTTCGACCGCGGCTACCTCTCCCCCTACTTCGTGACCGATCCCGAAAAGATGGTCTGCGAGATGGAAGAGCCGCTCATCCTCATCAACGAGAAGAAGATCTCCAACATGAAGGACATGCTCCCGGTGCTGGAGCAGGTCGCCAAGATGGGCCGTCCGCTGGTCATCATCGCCGAGGACGTCGAGGGCGAGGCCCTGGCCACCCTGGTGGTCAACAAGCTGCGCGGCACCCTGCAGGCCGTGGCCGTCAAGGCCCCCGGCTTTGGCGAGCGCCGCAAGGCCATGCTCCAGGACATCGCCATCCTGACCGGCGGTCAGGTGGTGTCCGAGGACGTGGGCGTGAAGCTTGAGAACGTGACCCTGAGCACCCTGGGCAAGGCCAAGCGCGTGACCATCGACAAGGAGAACACCACCATCGTCGACGGCGCGGGCAAGTCCGATGACATCAAGGGCCGCGTCGCCCAGATCCGCCGCGAGGCCGACGAGACCTCCTCCGACTACGACCGCGAGAAGCTCCAGGAGCGCCTGGCCAAGCTGGTCGGCGGCGTTGCCGTGATCAATGTCGGCGCGGCCACCGAGACCGAGATGAAGGAGAAGAAGGCCCGCGTCGAGGACGCCCTGAACGCCACCCGCGCGGCCGTCGAGGAAGGCATCGTGCCCGGAGGCGGCGTGGCCCTGGTGCGCTGCTCCAAGGCCCTGGACAAGGTCAAGGGCGCCGACGACGACGAGACCGCCGGCATCGAGCTGGTCCGCCGCGCCATCACCGAGCCGCTGCGCCAGATCGCCAACAACGCGGGCGAGGAAGGCTCCATCATCGTGGAGAAGGTCAAGGAGTCCAAGGATTCCGTCGGCTTCAACGCCGCTTCCTGCGAGTACGAGGACCTGATCAAGGCCGGCGTCATCGACCCCAAGAAGGTGACCCGCATCGCCCTGCAGAACGCCGCTTCCGTGGCCGGTCTGCTGCTGACCACCGAGGCCGCCATCGCCGAGAAGCCCGAGCCCAAGAAGGACGCCCCCATGCCCGGCGGCATGGGTGGCATGGGCGGCATGGGCGGCATGTACTAG
- a CDS encoding TorD/DmsD family molecular chaperone — MTDTGKNDARPVLVEAFSTLAACFDIPTPELAARLSSLVESLSSLAPEAARLAARAAGAAPDEADMAEARIEYSRLFVGPFSLPAPPFGSVYLESEGRVMGPSTMDARRMYQELGMDLADDFHNPPDHVVAELEFMAWLVYREIEAETRNDAEAAARAREARALFAARHVKAWFDEFLTRVEQNTDHPFYASLVPLGRAIMMTDAS, encoded by the coding sequence ATGACCGACACCGGAAAGAACGACGCCAGGCCAGTCCTCGTCGAGGCCTTCTCCACCCTGGCCGCGTGTTTCGACATCCCGACGCCCGAACTGGCCGCGCGCCTGAGCTCGCTCGTCGAGTCGCTCTCGTCTCTGGCTCCAGAGGCCGCACGGCTGGCCGCCAGGGCGGCCGGGGCCGCTCCAGACGAAGCGGACATGGCCGAAGCACGGATAGAGTATTCACGGCTTTTCGTGGGGCCGTTCAGCCTGCCCGCGCCACCGTTCGGCTCGGTTTATCTCGAAAGCGAAGGCCGCGTAATGGGGCCTTCGACGATGGATGCCAGACGCATGTATCAGGAACTGGGCATGGATCTGGCCGATGACTTCCACAACCCGCCCGACCACGTCGTGGCCGAACTCGAATTCATGGCTTGGCTTGTGTATCGCGAGATCGAGGCCGAGACGCGCAACGATGCCGAAGCTGCGGCACGAGCCCGCGAGGCTCGTGCCCTTTTCGCGGCGCGGCATGTGAAGGCTTGGTTCGATGAATTCCTGACCCGGGTGGAGCAAAACACGGATCACCCCTTCTACGCCAGCCTCGTGCCTCTTGGCCGGGCGATCATGATGACCGACGCGAGCTAA
- the nrfD gene encoding NrfD/PsrC family molybdoenzyme membrane anchor subunit, with amino-acid sequence MNRSGIGVLWLAALGVALAFGLYSALTVIIGGVGVYNANDVTFWTLPMAGYLFFGLTAAGLTFLSSLPTVFGLKRYYPIAKRASLLAGATLVTGLMCKGLDLGPWTTLLNMVNIFLSPNLTSPIWWMGMLYTFYLVLVVSKFYIINKGEWHTQGAYSAALGALLLALTSFTALGVVFGVVEARLAFFGQFVSLYFLVTAIASGLAAIILASMIHCMRCKVADSGHESLMDELGKILGWTLAACLFVLLLRTKISFLTTEPEFLGFQYLAATPLFQIELWIGIVIPMLMMARKSLRLSMSAKAVASLMVLVGMFASRMELLLAGQIAPIGQMAENRPPFVSYWPSIYEIGTVLLALALTLLIYTFAVRYLNLEAAPE; translated from the coding sequence ATGAACAGATCGGGAATCGGCGTGCTGTGGCTCGCCGCGCTCGGGGTGGCCCTGGCGTTCGGCCTCTACAGCGCCCTCACCGTCATCATCGGGGGCGTGGGCGTGTACAACGCCAACGACGTCACCTTCTGGACGCTGCCCATGGCCGGATACCTCTTCTTCGGGCTGACCGCGGCGGGGCTTACGTTCCTCTCGTCGCTGCCCACGGTCTTCGGGCTCAAGCGCTATTACCCCATCGCCAAGCGGGCCTCGCTGCTCGCCGGCGCAACGCTCGTCACCGGCCTGATGTGCAAGGGGCTGGACCTCGGCCCCTGGACGACCCTGCTAAACATGGTCAACATCTTCCTCTCGCCCAACCTGACCTCGCCGATCTGGTGGATGGGCATGCTCTACACCTTCTACCTGGTGCTGGTCGTCTCCAAATTCTACATCATCAACAAGGGCGAGTGGCACACCCAGGGCGCGTACTCCGCAGCGCTGGGCGCGCTTTTGCTCGCACTGACCTCGTTCACGGCCCTTGGCGTGGTCTTCGGCGTGGTCGAGGCGCGGCTGGCATTCTTCGGCCAGTTCGTGTCGCTGTACTTCCTGGTCACGGCCATCGCCAGCGGTCTTGCGGCCATCATCCTGGCCAGCATGATCCACTGCATGCGCTGCAAGGTTGCCGACAGCGGCCATGAATCCCTCATGGACGAGTTGGGGAAGATTCTGGGCTGGACCTTGGCCGCCTGTCTCTTCGTCCTGCTGCTGCGCACCAAGATCAGCTTCCTGACCACCGAACCTGAATTCCTGGGCTTCCAGTACCTGGCCGCGACGCCGCTCTTCCAGATCGAACTGTGGATCGGCATCGTCATCCCCATGTTGATGATGGCCAGAAAGTCGCTGCGTCTGTCGATGAGCGCCAAGGCCGTGGCCTCGCTCATGGTCCTCGTGGGTATGTTCGCCAGCCGCATGGAGCTTCTGCTCGCCGGCCAGATCGCGCCCATCGGGCAGATGGCCGAGAACAGGCCCCCGTTCGTCAGCTACTGGCCGAGCATCTACGAGATCGGCACGGTCCTTCTGGCCCTGGCGCTGACGCTTCTGATATACACCTTCGCCGTCCGCTACCTGAACCTGGAGGCGGCGCCGGAGTAG
- a CDS encoding 4Fe-4S dicluster domain-containing protein, translating into MPNYAMVIDLHRCTGCGGCIVACKNENNLPQGINWSYKRTETLGTYPNVRFFYRPTLCNHCENAPCVRGCPTRALHKTDGGITMHDPTKCIGCRYCQANCPYGVVKYNWRKPFGDWEKEQPLIPGCTSSASELNAKLGTTGVPWANMERGKYRPVRPTGVVEKCTFCHHRVVEGLLPYCVEACPADARIFGDLDDPNSKVNELLGNYKAERLREDLGTRPKVYYIRSFNAGTYERSKGGL; encoded by the coding sequence ATGCCAAACTATGCGATGGTCATTGACCTGCACAGGTGCACGGGCTGCGGCGGATGCATCGTGGCCTGCAAGAACGAGAACAATCTGCCGCAGGGCATCAACTGGTCGTACAAACGGACCGAGACGCTGGGTACCTATCCCAACGTTCGCTTCTTCTACCGGCCGACCTTGTGCAACCACTGCGAGAACGCGCCCTGCGTGCGCGGTTGCCCGACGCGGGCCCTGCATAAGACAGACGGCGGCATCACCATGCACGACCCCACGAAGTGCATCGGCTGCCGCTACTGTCAGGCGAACTGTCCTTACGGCGTCGTGAAGTACAACTGGCGCAAGCCCTTCGGCGACTGGGAGAAGGAGCAGCCGCTCATTCCCGGCTGCACGTCCTCGGCGAGTGAACTGAACGCCAAACTCGGCACCACCGGCGTGCCCTGGGCCAACATGGAGCGCGGCAAGTACCGTCCCGTGCGGCCCACCGGCGTGGTCGAGAAGTGCACTTTTTGCCACCACAGGGTCGTGGAGGGGCTTTTGCCCTACTGCGTCGAGGCCTGCCCGGCGGACGCGCGCATCTTCGGCGACCTGGACGATCCGAACAGCAAGGTCAACGAACTGCTCGGCAACTACAAGGCTGAACGCCTGCGCGAGGACCTGGGCACCAGGCCCAAGGTCTACTACATCAGGTCGTTCAATGCCGGCACCTACGAAAGATCCAAGGGAGGTCTGTAA